A region of Butyricicoccus intestinisimiae DNA encodes the following proteins:
- a CDS encoding PspA/IM30 family protein has product MGILSRFGDIVQANVNAVLDKMEDPSKMIDQYLRELNENLAEVKKETAGVMAEETRTRRLMEENQAEAARYEDLAKQALLAGNEGDAKVFLAKKQQLESAGAGLVTAYTAAHENAVKMRQMHDKLVSDIEALKARRATIKATVSVAKTQERMNKITSNADKAHGAMGAFDRMEDKANRMLDEANAMAALNTEPVDEAKALEEKYSKGASNTAVDAELEALKKSMGL; this is encoded by the coding sequence ATGGGTATTCTTTCGAGATTTGGAGACATTGTACAGGCAAATGTCAATGCTGTGCTTGACAAGATGGAAGATCCGTCCAAGATGATTGACCAGTACCTGCGCGAGCTCAACGAAAACCTTGCAGAGGTCAAAAAAGAAACTGCCGGTGTCATGGCAGAGGAGACGCGCACCAGACGGCTGATGGAAGAAAATCAGGCAGAAGCCGCACGGTATGAAGATCTCGCCAAGCAGGCACTGCTGGCGGGCAACGAAGGCGATGCAAAGGTCTTTTTGGCAAAGAAACAGCAGCTGGAGAGTGCGGGTGCCGGTCTGGTGACGGCATACACGGCGGCACATGAAAATGCCGTCAAGATGCGCCAGATGCACGACAAGCTCGTGAGTGACATTGAAGCGCTGAAAGCGCGCCGCGCAACCATCAAAGCAACGGTTTCCGTGGCCAAGACGCAGGAGCGCATGAATAAAATCACGTCCAATGCTGATAAGGCACACGGCGCGATGGGTGCGTTTGACCGCATGGAGGACAAGGCGAACCGGATGCTTGATGAAGCCAATGCGATGGCAGCGCTGAACACGGAACCGGTCGATGAGGCCAAGGCGCTGGAAGAAAAGTACAGCAAGGGCGCATCGAATACGGCGGTGGATGCCGAGCTGGAAGCGCTCAAAAAAT
- the trxA gene encoding thioredoxin, whose translation MATILHITQENFEEEVVNASKPVLLDYWADWCGPCRMLSPTIEELAQEYCGKIRVGKINIDEQPTLALLHRVVSIPTVSIYSEGKEVKRLIGLRDKPELVEAIQEVLKK comes from the coding sequence ATGGCTACAATATTACATATTACACAGGAAAACTTCGAAGAAGAAGTTGTCAACGCATCCAAGCCGGTTTTGCTGGATTACTGGGCAGATTGGTGCGGCCCGTGCCGGATGCTGTCTCCGACCATCGAAGAACTGGCACAGGAGTACTGCGGCAAAATTCGTGTCGGTAAGATCAACATTGATGAACAGCCGACTTTGGCGCTGCTGCACCGCGTTGTGTCGATTCCGACTGTGAGCATTTATTCGGAAGGCAAGGAAGTCAAGCGGCTGATTGGTCTGCGTGACAAGCCGGAACTGGTTGAGGCGATTCAGGAAGTGCTGAAGAAGTAA
- a CDS encoding Mini-ribonuclease 3: MTDFFHPLMSEQALKQCSSLALAHMGDSVYELMTRGYLIHSGLVTNKNLHRKTIHLVCAGAQAAGAQAILPMLTEDEQTIFRHGRNAKPKSTPKSSSVAEYALATAVEALFGWLYLQGSYDRLNELFTVLLPAAQEWADNQRPTRRG, translated from the coding sequence ATGACAGATTTTTTCCACCCGCTGATGAGTGAACAAGCACTCAAGCAGTGCAGCTCTCTGGCGCTTGCTCATATGGGCGACAGTGTCTATGAACTCATGACCCGCGGATACCTCATTCACTCCGGTCTTGTCACCAACAAAAATCTGCACCGCAAAACCATTCATCTGGTTTGTGCCGGCGCGCAGGCAGCCGGTGCACAGGCGATTTTGCCGATGCTGACCGAGGACGAACAGACTATTTTCCGTCATGGCCGCAATGCCAAGCCGAAAAGCACGCCGAAGTCCTCCTCTGTTGCAGAATATGCTCTTGCGACAGCAGTGGAAGCGCTGTTTGGCTGGCTGTATCTGCAAGGCTCGTATGACCGGCTCAACGAATTATTCACAGTCTTGCTCCCAGCCGCACAGGAATGGGCAGACAACCAGAGACCAACCCGCCGCGGCTGA
- a CDS encoding YebC/PmpR family DNA-binding transcriptional regulator, which translates to MSGHSKWNNIAKRKGANDAKKAAIFTKIGRKMAVAIKEGGSNNPDNNAKLRDCIAEAKANNVPNDNIKRMLDKGNQSNVSYESNTYEGYGPSGIAVICETLTDNRNRTVADVRHYFDKYGAGLGNAGCVSWQFEQKGVLIIERGDLDEDETMMTVLDAGADDFQADEDCFQIYTAPEDFSAVRDALTEAGFEFAQAEIQMVPQNTITLESQEDMAQLRKLLDSLEDNDDVQHVWHNWENEDDYEE; encoded by the coding sequence ATGTCTGGACATTCGAAATGGAATAATATCGCAAAGCGCAAGGGCGCAAACGATGCAAAGAAAGCAGCAATCTTTACCAAGATTGGCCGTAAGATGGCTGTAGCAATCAAGGAAGGCGGCTCCAACAACCCGGACAACAATGCAAAGCTGCGCGACTGCATCGCAGAAGCAAAGGCAAACAACGTCCCGAACGACAACATCAAGCGCATGCTTGACAAGGGCAACCAGAGCAATGTTTCTTACGAATCCAACACGTACGAGGGCTACGGTCCGTCCGGCATCGCTGTTATCTGCGAGACCCTGACCGACAACCGTAACCGTACCGTTGCTGATGTCCGCCACTACTTCGACAAGTACGGCGCAGGTCTCGGCAATGCCGGCTGTGTATCTTGGCAGTTCGAGCAGAAGGGCGTTCTGATTATCGAGCGCGGCGATCTGGATGAGGACGAAACCATGATGACGGTTCTCGATGCCGGTGCCGATGACTTCCAGGCTGATGAGGACTGCTTCCAGATCTACACTGCTCCGGAAGATTTCTCTGCTGTCCGCGATGCACTGACCGAAGCAGGCTTTGAGTTCGCACAGGCTGAAATCCAGATGGTTCCGCAGAACACCATCACGCTGGAGAGCCAGGAGGATATGGCACAGCTGCGCAAGCTGCTGGACAGCCTCGAAGACAACGACGACGTACAGCACGTATGGCACAACTGGGAGAACGAGGACGACTACGAGGAGTAA
- a CDS encoding helix-turn-helix domain-containing protein, whose protein sequence is MDRMINVGERMKYIRRKYNLTQKQLAKQVGVSVSAISAYETGKYDPSCAVLIRFICIFDVSADFLLGLSERDAIILHLDKNERNVLNKLVSILPVK, encoded by the coding sequence GTGGATAGAATGATAAATGTTGGAGAGCGGATGAAATATATACGGAGAAAATACAACCTGACTCAGAAACAGCTTGCCAAGCAGGTTGGTGTTTCTGTTAGTGCTATTTCAGCGTATGAAACAGGAAAGTATGACCCATCATGTGCTGTATTGATTCGTTTTATTTGTATTTTTGATGTTTCGGCTGATTTCTTATTAGGATTGTCAGAGCGAGATGCAATAATTCTTCACCTAGATAAAAATGAACGGAACGTATTGAATAAATTGGTATCTATTTTGCCAGTGAAATGA
- a CDS encoding helix-turn-helix domain-containing protein: MNFKSGGKVIQQLRKQKNLTQEQLAEQVALSSNTISRIERGLLMPSVATLCDLCNALETSADNILAAYIHADSAIRWSPLAEQLQALSPKKQEQVERMLACLLEIL; this comes from the coding sequence ATGAACTTCAAGTCCGGTGGAAAAGTAATCCAACAGCTTCGCAAGCAAAAGAATTTGACACAGGAACAACTTGCTGAGCAAGTTGCTCTTTCTTCTAATACTATTTCTCGTATAGAACGCGGGTTGCTCATGCCCTCTGTAGCAACACTCTGTGATTTATGCAATGCATTGGAAACCAGTGCGGACAACATTCTCGCCGCATATATTCATGCAGACAGTGCGATCCGTTGGTCTCCGCTCGCAGAACAATTGCAAGCTCTTTCTCCGAAAAAACAAGAACAGGTAGAACGTATGTTAGCCTGCTTGCTGGAAATCCTCTAA
- a CDS encoding HD domain-containing protein — protein sequence MYHQISRLLRAACAYNGADPARNQHLIKVHNYARMIADGEHLDAHTQFVLEAAAVLHDIGIHEAERIHHSSAGQYQQMEGPAVARKILADFPFEQEDIDRICWLIAHHHVYKPIDGIDHQILLEADFLVNAFEEPYTEPQIQQFYETVAATKTGKELLRTHYSS from the coding sequence ATGTATCATCAGATTTCACGCCTGCTGCGCGCCGCGTGCGCATACAACGGCGCCGATCCGGCACGCAACCAGCATCTCATCAAGGTACACAACTACGCCCGTATGATCGCAGACGGCGAACACTTGGACGCACACACCCAATTTGTGCTGGAAGCCGCCGCCGTGTTGCATGACATTGGCATTCACGAAGCGGAGCGCATCCATCATTCGTCTGCCGGACAGTATCAGCAGATGGAAGGTCCTGCCGTGGCACGAAAAATTCTTGCAGATTTTCCGTTTGAACAAGAGGACATCGACCGCATTTGCTGGCTCATCGCACACCATCACGTGTACAAGCCGATTGACGGCATCGACCATCAGATTTTGCTTGAAGCGGATTTTTTGGTCAACGCGTTTGAAGAACCGTACACAGAGCCGCAAATCCAGCAGTTTTATGAGACTGTCGCCGCAACAAAGACCGGCAAAGAACTGCTGCGCACACACTATTCCTCCTGA
- a CDS encoding cupin domain-containing protein, which yields MNLFDIPEQLPEQELTEILLTGKTRIERIVSNGQTSGWYDQSEDEWVCVLQGIGELTYADGSKQRLHAGDTAYLPAHCRHRVSYTSKPCVWLCVFRQEE from the coding sequence ATGAATTTATTTGACATACCGGAACAGTTGCCGGAACAGGAACTGACGGAAATTTTATTGACGGGAAAAACACGCATCGAACGCATTGTTTCCAACGGACAGACATCCGGCTGGTATGACCAAAGCGAGGACGAATGGGTATGCGTCCTGCAGGGCATCGGGGAACTGACCTATGCCGACGGCAGCAAACAGAGACTGCATGCAGGCGATACGGCGTATCTTCCGGCGCATTGCCGCCACCGCGTCAGCTATACAAGCAAGCCCTGTGTTTGGCTGTGTGTATTCCGTCAGGAGGAATAA
- a CDS encoding CpXC domain-containing protein, with protein sequence MSEIQNNTFTCPQCGEDGPLQMWTSINVAHDPDARRRIEDLSVFEWTCPNCKKTALVLHPCLYHDPANEFMVWFAPDGEVAEDTRDFSQLNDYTLRTTKTPNEFREKINILERHLDDRALELTKLILIMQLSRDNVDVVDVVFHSIDTSGRFVFVLVHPDGVEQYLRLPPETYQKFANDVRDYLYTPARGFQTIDLNWAKDSLELLKDMH encoded by the coding sequence ATGTCTGAAATTCAGAACAATACGTTTACTTGTCCGCAGTGCGGAGAAGATGGCCCGCTCCAGATGTGGACGAGCATCAATGTCGCACACGATCCGGATGCGCGCCGCCGCATTGAAGATTTGTCTGTTTTCGAATGGACTTGCCCAAACTGCAAAAAAACAGCACTGGTACTGCATCCCTGTCTGTACCATGACCCAGCCAATGAATTCATGGTATGGTTCGCACCGGACGGAGAAGTCGCAGAAGATACCCGTGATTTTTCTCAGCTCAATGACTACACCCTGCGCACCACCAAGACTCCGAACGAGTTCCGCGAAAAAATCAATATTCTGGAACGGCATTTGGATGACCGCGCATTGGAGCTGACCAAGCTCATCCTCATCATGCAGCTGTCCCGCGACAATGTGGACGTCGTAGACGTCGTATTCCACAGCATAGATACTTCCGGCCGCTTTGTATTTGTTCTCGTACATCCGGACGGCGTCGAGCAGTATCTGCGTCTTCCGCCGGAGACATATCAAAAGTTCGCCAACGATGTGCGCGACTATCTGTATACACCGGCGCGCGGTTTCCAGACCATTGACCTGAAT